In the genome of Alphaproteobacteria bacterium, one region contains:
- a CDS encoding sugar kinase produces the protein MSHDVAVVGLMILDVLGRPVERIPDGGNVAFIEEIRLTVAGTAGGTVVDCAKLGLRALAVGAVGNDEKGDFVIDTCRRHGIDVSAMQRTDAAPTSATILNVRPNGDRPALHVRGASDHLRVTAEDYDRVCDGPFLHMGGTGLLQMMDGFPTAALLRAAKERGTTVTFDLIAPNAGTFELLKQCLPHVDYFMPSMEEAAFISGLDDPAAIAAFFLDLGASACVFKWGANGSYYVTPAKAEQMPAFKVKVSDTTGCGDAYCAGFIAGLAQGWEPERACRLGTAASALVATGLGSDAGIVDLPSTIAFMDTAETYG, from the coding sequence ATGAGTCACGACGTCGCGGTCGTCGGCCTGATGATCCTCGATGTGCTGGGCCGGCCGGTCGAGCGGATACCCGACGGCGGCAACGTCGCCTTCATCGAAGAGATCCGGCTGACCGTGGCCGGCACCGCTGGTGGCACGGTGGTCGACTGCGCCAAGCTTGGCCTGCGGGCGCTGGCGGTCGGCGCGGTCGGCAATGACGAGAAGGGCGACTTCGTCATCGATACCTGTCGCCGCCACGGCATCGACGTGTCGGCGATGCAGCGCACCGACGCCGCGCCGACCTCGGCGACGATCCTGAACGTGCGGCCGAACGGCGACCGGCCGGCGCTGCACGTGCGCGGCGCCTCCGACCACCTGCGGGTGACCGCGGAGGACTACGACCGGGTCTGCGACGGCCCGTTCCTGCACATGGGCGGCACCGGGCTGCTGCAGATGATGGACGGTTTTCCGACCGCCGCCCTGCTGCGCGCGGCGAAGGAGCGCGGCACCACGGTGACGTTCGACCTGATCGCGCCGAACGCCGGCACCTTCGAGCTGCTGAAGCAGTGCCTGCCCCATGTCGATTATTTCATGCCGTCGATGGAGGAAGCGGCGTTCATTTCCGGCCTCGACGATCCGGCCGCGATCGCGGCGTTCTTCCTCGACCTCGGCGCGTCGGCCTGCGTCTTCAAGTGGGGCGCCAACGGCTCCTACTACGTCACGCCGGCGAAGGCGGAGCAGATGCCCGCATTCAAGGTCAAGGTGTCCGACACCACCGGCTGCGGCGATGCCTATTGCGCCGGTTTCATTGCTGGCTTGGCCCAGGGCTGGGAGCCCGAGCGCGCCTGCCGGCTGGGCACCGCAGCGAGCGCGCTGGTGGCCACCGGGCTCGGCTCCGATGCCGGCATCGTCGATCTGCCGAGCACCATCGCATTCATGGATACCGCAGAGACCTATGGCTGA
- a CDS encoding amidohydrolase family protein, producing the protein MPQTLFTNVSIIDGSGAEPFAGQVLVQGNRIKAVAKANERVDHDNASIVDGGGATLMPGLVEAHAHPSFGNTADLHSLGDIPPEEHTLLAMKHVRIMLDQGFTSLNCAAAAKPRLDIVIRNAINAGDIPGPRMLAASPELTVSGGLGDVRLYHLHRDTFAIICDGADEFRRCAREMCREGVDTLKINPSGDEFVPYARAQQTVMNDDEVAAVCEVARSRDKRTATHARSAESVKMSLRHGCEIIYHATFADEEAIDMMVAQKDRIFVAPTLGVTYTTLYEAGGWGITPEIGEQLGLKRELEHAIPVMKELKRRGVRVLPGGDYGFAWNPVGANARDLEYFVDMLGYTPLEAIHSATKLGGEIMMKGDELGQIKTGYLADILLVDGNPAQNVGILRDKDNLLAIMKDGSFHKAPPSEALAGRIAAE; encoded by the coding sequence ATGCCGCAGACGCTTTTCACCAACGTTTCCATCATCGACGGTTCCGGCGCCGAACCGTTCGCCGGCCAGGTGCTGGTGCAGGGCAACCGCATCAAGGCGGTCGCCAAGGCGAACGAGCGGGTCGATCACGACAATGCCAGCATCGTCGACGGCGGCGGCGCGACGCTGATGCCGGGCCTGGTCGAGGCCCACGCCCACCCCAGCTTCGGCAACACCGCCGACCTGCACTCGCTGGGCGACATCCCGCCGGAAGAGCACACGCTGTTGGCGATGAAGCACGTCAGGATCATGCTCGACCAGGGCTTCACGTCGCTGAACTGCGCTGCCGCGGCGAAACCGCGCCTCGATATCGTCATCCGCAACGCGATCAATGCCGGCGACATTCCCGGCCCGCGCATGTTGGCGGCGAGCCCGGAGCTGACGGTCAGCGGCGGCCTGGGCGATGTGCGCCTGTATCACCTGCACCGCGACACCTTCGCCATCATCTGCGACGGGGCCGACGAATTCCGCCGCTGCGCGCGCGAGATGTGCCGCGAGGGGGTCGACACACTGAAGATCAACCCGTCGGGCGACGAGTTCGTGCCCTATGCCCGGGCACAGCAGACGGTGATGAACGACGACGAGGTGGCGGCCGTGTGCGAGGTCGCGCGCTCGCGCGACAAGCGCACCGCGACCCATGCGCGCAGTGCCGAGTCCGTGAAGATGAGCCTGCGCCACGGCTGCGAGATCATCTATCACGCGACCTTCGCCGACGAGGAAGCGATCGACATGATGGTGGCGCAGAAGGATCGCATCTTCGTCGCCCCCACGCTGGGCGTCACCTATACCACCCTCTACGAGGCCGGCGGCTGGGGCATCACGCCGGAGATCGGCGAGCAGCTCGGGCTCAAGCGCGAGCTGGAGCACGCCATCCCGGTGATGAAGGAGCTGAAGCGCCGCGGCGTGCGGGTGCTGCCGGGCGGCGACTACGGCTTCGCCTGGAATCCGGTCGGCGCCAATGCGCGCGACCTCGAGTATTTCGTCGACATGCTGGGCTACACGCCGCTCGAGGCGATCCATTCGGCGACCAAGCTGGGCGGCGAGATCATGATGAAAGGCGACGAGCTGGGCCAGATCAAGACCGGCTACCTGGCCGACATCCTGCTGGTCGACGGCAATCCGGCGCAGAATGTCGGCATCCTGCGTGACAAGGACAACCTGCTGGCCATCATGAAGGACGGCAGCTTCCACAAGGCGCCGCCCAGCGAGGCGCTTGCCGGGCGCATCGCCGCCGAATAG